The sequence GAAGTGACTTATATGTTTGCTGCATGCTAATTATTCTATAGATATTGGAAGAGATATATCTCCACATAGGTCCATTTCAGAAATAAAGAGCATGTGTTTGAAAAGATTATCTCATTGTCTTATGTCACAACATTTTGTATCTCAATGTTTTCCCCAAGGGGCTCAAGGTTGTGTACATGGTTCTATTCTTTAccattaatccccacaacaaccccatgagttaggttagactgagaggcagtgactagccaaaggtcatccagtgagcttcatgtctaGTTGGGACTCAAGCCCTGGTCTCTTAGGTCCAATCTGATACTCTTACCACTttaccacactggttctcagtgGATTTAGATTTGAACTTCATAAGAATGGACAAATATGGATCTTGAGCTCAAACCATAATGTTATGATCTGATTACATAAATTATTGTCAGGGTTGGAGTCAGATGCAGGTAAGCAGGAAGAAGGAGAGCcagttgtcagtgaagttaactttttattcaagTAAACAACgcttcccagcaggtcttgcccctatggagcagttgccaggactgatggTCCCTGTCTTCCACAGGGTTGTTCCACAGGGTCCCTGTCTTCCACCTGGCTGTTTCCCACACAACTGTGTCGGCATACTTCTAGCCTCTGCTTTGATCTCCTCATTACTCTGTGCATTCTTGAAAAGTGGGGGAAGGGAGCGTGTCACAGCAAGAGAGGGAGACTcgctggattcttcagcagtcgCTTGACCCCACCCCTTcaatatttaatttctatattgTTATACCACCCACCTTCAAAGTAGCTGAGTTTGGGTTGCATCATTCTCCCATGTGCCTTCCATCTTTACTATAATTTGAGTCTCCCAGCAACCTGAAAAGTGTATTCCAGATTTGTCCAGTCCCAGCTTTCCATGCTAACTGATACATTGCACTGGCTCTCCAATTAATAATGGACTAATTGAAGCACCAACATAATGCCATTGTTAATAGAAGAACAAATGGCAGCTTTCCAATATAGACCTGTTAGTGTCATTCCAAATAATCCTTGTGACATAAGAGCAAAATAAAATCATACGTAGTATAGTTCATAAGATGGAAAGTGCAGTTCTTGGTAGCATCTAAAGGTACCAAGTGGTCCTACACAGAACAGACTACTAGAGCTCTAGCCagattacaatggtaccttgggttacagatacttcaggttacagatgcttcaggttacagactccgctaactcagaaatagtacctcgggttaggagcCATTTCTGTCATGGAACAATTAGCCTCTACAATAATTGAAGGAAAtagtttcatatttttttcaacaattaaaacagaatcTCATCTGCTGCTTATATCTTTTTTCGTATTAGTTGCTCTCTGGTGTTCATCTCAGGTGTCACCAGAATTACAaagcatttgggggaaaagatgcagcccagtaatccagcactggaagccaaaatggagaagatctccacagctaccatgtaCTTTCCTTGTGTGCTCAGATAAGTAGGaacaaaggagatccaaacactgcaaaataacagcatgctgaaggtgatgaacttggcttcattaaaagtgTCAGGTAATTTTCGGGCTAGGAAGGCCACAATGAAACTGAcaatggccaggaagcccatgtagcccaaaacacaatagaacagGAGGACGGACCCTTCATTACATAACAATATGATTTCTTCAGCTGATGAGTGCATATCCAAATCtggaaatgggggagaggttgaCAGCCACAGAGCACAGATCACTACTTGAACAACAGAGCAAGAGAGGACAGTGGAATAAGCCAGTCTTTTCCCTACCCagttcctcatcctggatcctggcttagtagccatgaatgccaaaactacagagatggttttggccaagatgctagacagggccacagagaagatgataccaaaagcagtttgtcggagaaggcaggttgCCTCAATAGGCTTTCCAAGGaacagcaaggagcagaggaaacacaggagGAGGGAAGTGAGGAGAATATAGGTGAGGcttctgttgttggctttgactatggcagTATCCCGGTGCTTAATGAAGATGACCAGCACCAGAACTGTGACCAGAGACAACAAAAGTGCAGAGATAGTTGAAATAATGGCTAAAGTTTCATCAAAAGCAAGGAAGTTTGGAATCTTAGGGATGCATTGATTCTGCCCTCTGTTTGGGTAATGATCCTCTTGGCAACTGACACAAGTTTCTTCACCTGATAATGTAAATTTATTATGATAAACTAAGAACAATCAAGATCGTTTTCAGGGTTAAGAACAATTTTATTACAAAATGAGCTAACCACCattttttaagaaaggaaagCTTTAAAATTTTCTGACCAAATTCCTTAAAATTACTGCTAAGTGTTGGAGCTGGACATTTCTATGTTAATGACACTGTATTTTGGAGGAGTTTTAGGATCCCTCCACCTGATTTTTATAAAGATTTCTATtcatgtatttattaaatttctataccaccctgcATACAAAGatcacaatttaaaaataattcctaATCCTAAACATTGAAATGTGGGAATCATTCCAGCAGCCATCCAAATCTTGGGAGCAACTCTAGATCATTTGTTGATATCCTTCATCATCTCTCCAAacaacttctttcttttttaaaaaagatacattTATTTCTGTTCCCTCCCACTCTAGACCTTCCCTTGTCTTTCAGACTTTTTTTATCCCTTGTTATATTTTCCCTGTGGCATATAATGGTTCACAGACTTCCAGTTCCACTTTCATGTTGatttttagtcatttagtcatctccgactctttgtgaccccatggaccagagcatgccaggcactcctgtcttccactgcctcctgcagtctggtcagacTCATGAAAAATACATCTCTGGAAGCTATCATTTATCCAACTATTTTTATAAAGGTTGTATGTGGAATAACACTACTGCTGTACTCTCATATTACCATGGGTGCATTAAATTTTGAGCAGCATTTGTGGAGGTTTTGATAGGAAAAATCAGCCAAGGGGCACATGAGCCACATTTTTCTGTGtcaaaaaaaagttaaatatcttaAATAGCTGACATATGTACTAAACACTGAAAATTGATATTTGGCTCACATCACATAGTGTGCTTTGAGAGGAAGGTCAATACTGCAACTTTTTGCAGTGAGTGAGAAGAAAGTATGGTTAAAAGTCATGTTAACCGGGTGAGAAACTGGATGGATATATGGCTTTAAACTATGGTTGTGCCCAACTCCTCAGTATAATTGTAACTATGAAAACAATGAGAACAATAcataaatccattaaaaaaagagaaaccaacAAGATTAATGACAACAAACTTTCAAAAAGCTGCTCAGATTTAATTGCGATAAAATGGATCATTTAGTATATTTTAAGATTACATGCCCTACCCTTCTCATTTGAGATCGTTCCCTCTGGACATTgaacacaatcatagcagcaaaatttctttccctccttctttttcttcccgtaACCAGGATGGCAGATGTCATTACATACTGAAAGGGGTGGCACCTACCCAAAGATATAGGAACAATTTAGTATTTGGAAAAAGTTTGTAGAATTTATTTAAGACCAGAAGATGTGCTAGTAAAaacagaagtcaaatggaatggAATACAAGATCCTTACATTTAAAGGTGACACATTgtcagggagaatttggaagagcAAGTGACAGAAGAGACAGAGCAAGGGCTCAGGGATGCTGAAGAGCTCTTCAACTGCCCAGAGACTCGGGAAGGGAGCTCAGACTCTGGAAGGGAGGGGGCTTTCAAATCAGCACAGAAAAGGAGTGAATGAAACGTAAGGATGAAAGACATCTCACGTGATTCCCACGCCTACTTTGTTGGCATGGGAATTGAAGGAAGCCACTCCCCGAATATGACTCAACGGGTTCGGATGCTTAATCCTGAACTGTAGCTGTTTCTTGTACATAtgtaataaagactgtaaatatgAAGCTGACTGTGCTGGAGTGTTAATGCAACGGGGAGACACCACCTTTACACACATAAAGTGGAAGCAAATGTTAAGGTAGAAATGGCTTCCTGATGATTATTAATTGCTATTTCCCACCTGAGTGAATCCTCTGTGCCATTTCATTCCATCTTCCTTAATGATTATCTTTTTGCTAGGATGAGCCTGATGTTCCAGCCTTCCCACTTTTTTTCTGACATAGGAGTTATTTCGGAAAGTGACCAGGTTTGTAATATCAAATCCAGCTACTAATTCTCCATGTTCATTAAATGTAATTTCatctccagcactgttgttgaatgagATCTGAATAAATGAGTGCAGCTatgcagagagagaaacagaaccaaAGTATTGTTAAGTATTGTTGAAATATTCAACTGaatttttcatatacagtggtacctcggtttacaaacttaatctgttccagaagtccgttcttaaaccgaaactgttcttaaaccgaggcacgctttgcATAATGAGACCTCACGCCGCCGGTGCcattccaccatttggattctgttcttagaccgtggtaaagtttgcaaaccgggacactacttccagttttgtggagttcataaaccgaattgttcgtaaacaggactgttcttaaaccgaggtagcactgtaattttctttcatgaatttatatttgttttttgtatgagACAAAATATTCATGAATTCCAGACTTATGCCGTTATGATAGATCACAGTGTGGCAAAACATTAAGAAGTGTGCACTCAATGTAGACATGATGGttgattgttttgttttccatgaaAAACTTGAATAACTTCTAAttggatttaaaacaacaacaataagattTATCCATGGAGGTAATGCTAAGAGAACATTGAACaagaattcatggaagagaaattGGTCATTGGCATTGGCTACTGCATGCCAAACGATTGTCCTATGGTTGGGTATTCACAATTGAGTTGGGCTTGTGAGGAAACATTACCTGCCAGGGTTCTACATTCCAATGAGACAGTGTGTCCATGGCCTCCATTGATCTGTGGCTTGATCTAGAGGACTGCAAGGTATGTAAGGAATGTGCCACAGCATGGACAGCATTATAGACACTGTAGCTGTGGccggtcatgctcatttcaaaaaatggtgcaggaaggctctccagcctCTCTTCTCCAGTACATGGGTTAGAGATGAATGTGGAGTTTGAAAAAGAACAACTGAATGCTTGTGCCCAGAAAGTTTTGATAAAACCAtctttctctgaccaagaagggTGGATAGTGTGAACAAATTCTTGAAAGCCTTGTAGCTCCTTCGAATGAATTGAGAAGGAGATAGCACCGTGGAAAACTTGAATTTCAATATCTATTAACTTGTGTAAGTGATGTAATGTGAAGTCAATTTGGGCTGTAGTAATCCACACTTTTGCTTCAGAGAGCCTCTTTTTATATTCAGGAAAAAGTCCTTGGATTATTCTGGCTGACCCTATAATGCAAACCAACCACATAACTGATGAAATTTCTCCATGTATGACAACAGTTCTGATATTGCTTACACCGAAGATTGGCCAAATACTCTCTGCATACTTCTTAAATTGATTTATTGTGGCAACATGCATATATTCTACAGCTCTTTCTGTGAATGCTGAGCAGATTCCATTCCTGGAGAGTATTGGCTCCATTATCTTcaaaaaatgttccccacttTCATCATTTTTTATAATGAGCCCGATCCATTTCCAGTTGAAATGGAGAAGCAATTGGACAATTCCCTGGTACTGAAGGTCTTCATTGGGAACCATGCGATAAAAGGAGGGACCG comes from Podarcis raffonei isolate rPodRaf1 chromosome 13, rPodRaf1.pri, whole genome shotgun sequence and encodes:
- the LOC128399034 gene encoding vomeronasal type-2 receptor 26-like encodes the protein MHALKCTRNDPVHIPHEWYEPGDLLIGGMVSLIHYLSRPVDFTEHPSLVLTEIPLVLTKFYQNILALVFAVDTINDNPKILPNVTLGFHIYDSYSDSKMTYRTTLDLLFKSNQFVPNYKCGIQENIIGVIGGLSSFTSSRMADILGIYKIPQFSYGSFQPAVNDLITGPSFYRMVPNEDLQYQGIVQLLLHFNWKWIGLIIKNDESGEHFLKIMEPILSRNGICSAFTERAVEYMHVATINQFKKYAESIWPIFGVSNIRTVVIHGEISSVMWLVCIIGSARIIQGLFPEYKKRLSEAKVWITTAQIDFTLHHLHKLIDIEIQVFHGAISFSIHSKELQGFQEFVHTIHPSWSEKDGFIKTFWAQAFSCSFSNSTFISNPCTGEERLESLPAPFFEMSMTGHSYSVYNAVHAVAHSLHTLQSSRSSHRSMEAMDTLSHWNVEPWQLHSFIQISFNNSAGDEITFNEHGELVAGFDITNLVTFRNNSYVRKKVGRLEHQAHPSKKIIIKEDGMKWHRGFTQVPPLSVCNDICHPGYGKKKKEGKKFCCYDCVQCPEGTISNEKGEETCVSCQEDHYPNRGQNQCIPKIPNFLAFDETLAIISTISALLLSLVTVLVLVIFIKHRDTAIVKANNRSLTYILLTSLLLCFLCSLLFLGKPIEATCLLRQTAFGIIFSVALSSILAKTISVVLAFMATKPGSRMRNWVGKRLAYSTVLSCSVVQVVICALWLSTSPPFPDLDMHSSAEEIILLCNEGSVLLFYCVLGYMGFLAIVSFIVAFLARKLPDTFNEAKFITFSMLLFCSVWISFVPTYLSTQGKYMVAVEIFSILASSAGLLGCIFSPKCFVILVTPEMNTREQLIRKKI